One Lacipirellulaceae bacterium DNA window includes the following coding sequences:
- a CDS encoding type II secretion system F family protein has translation MFSPRIRLKPLASFCHRLATATSAGLEDRRIWRDEASRGNSAHQRYTAIVADRLAGGASLPEALRHTEDYFPPLFRQLIEVGDLTGQLDKTYKQLGQHYDRTLAAKREFRAVMAWPLLQLGMAVLVVGLLIWVMGFMASQNRSGGPPIDLLGFGLIGNRGLAIYVTFVAAVVGFGLLLVESARRGAAWAEAIQRLALTIPVVGDALKTLALSRLTWALQLVFDTPLDLRKALPLALEASGNEYYAQHGTEVARSVQGGAEIATAFTQTGAFPEELLDAISVGEQSGMLAETMRRQAKEYREKAASAMSLLANLFGYAVWIIVAAIILVLIFRLFSFYVGTIQDATNMKI, from the coding sequence ATGTTCTCCCCCCGCATCCGCCTCAAGCCGTTAGCCTCCTTCTGCCATCGCTTGGCGACGGCCACCTCGGCGGGGCTTGAGGACCGGCGTATCTGGCGGGACGAGGCCAGTCGCGGGAATAGCGCCCATCAACGCTACACGGCAATCGTTGCCGATCGCTTGGCTGGCGGTGCTTCGCTGCCAGAGGCCCTGCGACATACCGAGGATTACTTTCCGCCCCTATTTCGTCAACTCATTGAAGTGGGCGACCTCACGGGCCAACTCGACAAGACTTACAAGCAGTTGGGACAGCATTACGATCGCACCTTGGCGGCAAAGCGGGAATTCCGCGCTGTCATGGCCTGGCCCCTCTTGCAGTTGGGCATGGCAGTGCTGGTGGTGGGCTTACTGATTTGGGTAATGGGCTTCATGGCGAGCCAGAATCGATCCGGCGGACCCCCGATTGATCTGCTCGGCTTTGGTTTGATCGGCAACCGTGGGCTGGCTATTTACGTGACATTCGTTGCCGCAGTCGTCGGGTTCGGTCTGCTGTTGGTTGAGTCCGCGCGTCGCGGTGCCGCTTGGGCGGAAGCGATTCAGCGACTAGCTCTGACGATCCCCGTCGTCGGTGACGCACTGAAAACACTGGCCCTCTCGCGACTTACCTGGGCACTGCAGTTGGTGTTTGACACGCCGCTTGATCTTCGCAAAGCGCTACCGCTGGCCCTGGAAGCCTCGGGCAACGAGTATTACGCCCAGCATGGCACCGAAGTCGCACGCAGCGTACAGGGCGGGGCGGAGATCGCAACTGCGTTCACACAAACGGGGGCGTTTCCGGAAGAGTTGCTGGACGCAATTTCCGTCGGCGAGCAGTCCGGCATGCTCGCTGAGACAATGCGCCGCCAGGCGAAGGAATATCGCGAGAAGGCGGCGTCCGCGATGAGCCTACTCGCCAATTTGTTCGGCTACGCCGTGTGGATCATCGTGGCTGCGATTATTCTAGTGCTGATATTCAGGCTGTTTTCGTTCTACGTCGGCACGATTCAGGACGCGACGAATATGAAGATTTAG
- the ispG gene encoding (E)-4-hydroxy-3-methylbut-2-enyl-diphosphate synthase, whose translation MKIERNPTRPVRIGTVTIGDGNPIAVQSMTATSTQDIDATVGQVNALHEAGADVVRVAVDSSKDAEALGEIRRQTEANLVVDLQENYRLAEVVAPHVDKLRYNPGHLYHHEREKPWQEKVKYLAGVATDNDCAMRVGVNCGSVDPAKADAYPKEDSLSPMLDSALDHCNYLDEIGYTRFCVSLKDSDPQKVIEVNQRFAEQRPDVPLHLGVTEAGMPPDGIIKTRIAFEQLISRGIGDTIRVSLTVSNPRKPEEIAAGREILADIAAGRVRSVVDYGLDTLNIISCPSCSRVENEAFIDLAEQVKEMTRYAADHALTIAVMGCRVNGPGETDDADLGLWCGPNHVNLKKGSETLGQFSYDEILPRLKSELDQLIEQS comes from the coding sequence GTGAAAATCGAACGCAATCCGACCCGCCCTGTTCGTATTGGTACCGTTACAATTGGTGACGGAAATCCAATCGCCGTGCAGAGCATGACGGCTACCAGCACGCAAGACATTGATGCCACGGTGGGACAGGTGAACGCTCTGCACGAGGCTGGAGCCGACGTTGTGCGTGTCGCTGTCGACAGCTCGAAGGATGCTGAGGCACTTGGTGAAATCCGTCGACAGACGGAAGCCAATCTCGTTGTGGACTTGCAAGAGAACTATCGCTTGGCAGAGGTGGTCGCTCCGCACGTTGATAAACTGCGATACAACCCTGGGCATCTCTACCATCACGAGCGCGAAAAGCCGTGGCAGGAAAAGGTGAAGTACCTGGCGGGCGTTGCTACGGACAATGACTGTGCGATGCGAGTCGGTGTGAACTGTGGAAGCGTGGACCCGGCCAAGGCGGACGCTTATCCCAAGGAAGACTCTCTCTCACCGATGCTTGATAGTGCGTTGGACCATTGCAACTATCTCGATGAAATCGGCTACACGCGATTCTGTGTTTCGCTTAAGGATTCTGATCCACAGAAGGTCATCGAGGTCAATCAGCGTTTCGCCGAGCAACGTCCCGACGTACCGCTTCATCTGGGCGTGACCGAGGCCGGTATGCCGCCGGATGGGATTATCAAAACAAGGATCGCCTTCGAGCAGCTCATTAGTCGTGGTATTGGTGACACCATTCGAGTGTCTCTGACGGTCTCGAATCCTCGTAAACCCGAAGAGATCGCCGCTGGACGTGAAATCCTTGCGGACATCGCGGCTGGACGCGTTCGCTCAGTCGTTGATTATGGACTCGACACGCTCAATATCATCAGTTGCCCGAGCTGTTCGCGCGTTGAGAACGAGGCTTTCATCGACTTGGCTGAACAAGTCAAAGAGATGACTCGCTATGCCGCCGACCATGCCCTAACGATTGCAGTGATGGGCTGCCGTGTGAATGGTCCCGGCGAAACCGACGATGCAGACCTTGGCCTCTGGTGCGGCCCGAACCACGTGAATCTCAAGAAGGGGAGCGAAACGCTAGGGCAATTCAGCTACGACGAGATACTGCCGAGACTCAAGAGTGAGCTCGATCAGTTGATTGAGCAAAGCTAG
- a CDS encoding CPBP family glutamic-type intramembrane protease, with the protein MALSLATQEMPPSVQNLLTGAIAASLFALVLLGWRLSSGRPLIAHRPRNAVPWNVLPVLFLLLPTALTLLSGLLPSEEDSTKQALKSNDVWSYAVVALLVAAAVYFLLAAVYRATPSDLGLPTNLRMLGEDVFFGSIGFVVVVGPLLLLNGALQQVFDSETVHPFIDQIVRGKEYSLFAAAAFAAVVQAPVFEETVFRLVLQGWLEKQEALILSATSQTELASDESIEPIETENENTPERSPRLVPWLPRGSISIVISALLFGFAHIGQGVAPVALVLLGFVLGYLYQRTHRIVSCMVLHALFNGFTMLIIWLSME; encoded by the coding sequence ATGGCACTGTCACTAGCAACTCAAGAAATGCCGCCATCGGTTCAGAACTTGCTAACCGGGGCCATTGCCGCCAGTCTCTTTGCTCTCGTGCTATTGGGTTGGCGGCTAAGTTCGGGCCGCCCGCTGATCGCTCATCGGCCTCGAAACGCGGTTCCCTGGAACGTGCTGCCTGTTTTATTTCTGCTGCTGCCAACCGCCTTGACGCTGCTTAGCGGGCTTTTGCCGTCTGAGGAGGACTCCACCAAGCAGGCTCTAAAATCGAACGACGTCTGGAGCTATGCCGTTGTGGCACTGCTTGTGGCAGCGGCAGTTTACTTTCTGCTCGCAGCCGTCTATCGAGCGACGCCTAGCGATTTAGGTTTGCCGACCAATCTGAGGATGTTAGGTGAGGATGTCTTCTTCGGAAGCATTGGATTCGTGGTGGTGGTTGGGCCGCTCCTGTTGTTGAACGGAGCACTACAGCAAGTCTTTGATTCAGAAACGGTCCATCCATTTATCGATCAGATTGTACGTGGTAAGGAGTATTCCCTTTTTGCCGCTGCTGCGTTCGCTGCGGTGGTCCAAGCCCCCGTGTTCGAAGAGACCGTTTTTCGTTTGGTGCTGCAAGGATGGCTCGAAAAACAGGAAGCCCTAATCCTATCAGCAACAAGCCAGACCGAACTCGCTTCTGATGAATCGATCGAGCCCATCGAAACCGAGAATGAGAACACTCCAGAGCGTTCCCCGCGGTTAGTTCCTTGGTTGCCACGCGGTTCGATCTCTATCGTGATTTCTGCCTTGCTCTTTGGATTCGCTCACATTGGGCAGGGAGTGGCACCGGTTGCTCTGGTGCTTCTTGGTTTTGTGCTTGGATATTTGTATCAGCGGACCCATCGGATCGTCTCCTGTATGGTTCTGCACGCGTTATTCAACGGCTTCACGATGCTAATTATCTGGCTTAGCATGGAATAG
- the hslU gene encoding ATP-dependent protease ATPase subunit HslU → MKNLTPREIVSELDRHIVGQADAKRAVAIAIRNRWRRQQLADDLRKEVNPKNILMIGPTGVGKTEIARRLATLTEAPFIKVEASKYTEVGYYGRDVESMIRELVENAIGLVREQELEAVKEEAKQKVEEKLLNLLAPQPSSFEVGVDSEQSPERYERTREKMKAMLLAGELENRNVEISTEQKVQAMVMPGMGGPGGDQMDFDFQGMLEKIIPKNVVRREMTVAEARKVLFDQACEALINDEKVNAKAVELAENTGIIFIDEIDKVVASEGGRGADVSRQGVQRDLLPIVEGTTVQTRYGYIRTDHILFVGAGAFHTVKPSELMPELQGRFPIRVELNDLAKEDFVRILSEPKNSLTRQYTALLDTEGVKLNFSEDAIDALADFAYKVNQSTQNIGARRLHTIMERLLEELSFEAPDMGSGKVDVNAAYVKERLEEIAQDEDLSKFIL, encoded by the coding sequence ATGAAAAACCTCACTCCCCGTGAAATCGTATCTGAACTTGACCGCCACATTGTCGGCCAAGCTGACGCCAAGCGTGCTGTGGCGATCGCCATCCGCAATCGTTGGCGGCGTCAGCAGCTTGCTGATGATTTACGCAAGGAAGTCAATCCGAAAAACATCCTCATGATCGGTCCCACGGGCGTCGGTAAGACGGAGATTGCTCGCCGTTTGGCTACCCTTACCGAGGCACCATTCATCAAGGTCGAAGCCAGCAAGTACACCGAGGTCGGTTACTATGGTCGCGACGTCGAGAGCATGATTCGCGAGCTGGTTGAGAACGCTATCGGCTTGGTGCGCGAGCAGGAACTTGAAGCGGTTAAAGAAGAAGCCAAGCAGAAGGTCGAGGAGAAACTACTGAACTTGCTCGCTCCGCAGCCTAGCTCCTTCGAGGTCGGCGTTGATTCGGAGCAGTCGCCTGAACGGTACGAGCGAACACGCGAAAAAATGAAGGCAATGCTCCTGGCCGGAGAACTGGAGAATCGCAACGTCGAGATCTCCACCGAGCAGAAAGTCCAGGCGATGGTCATGCCGGGCATGGGCGGTCCAGGCGGTGACCAGATGGACTTTGATTTTCAAGGGATGCTCGAAAAAATTATCCCAAAGAACGTCGTCCGTCGTGAGATGACCGTTGCCGAAGCACGGAAGGTGCTCTTCGACCAAGCGTGTGAGGCGTTGATCAATGACGAGAAGGTCAACGCCAAGGCCGTCGAACTGGCCGAAAACACGGGCATCATCTTCATCGACGAGATCGACAAGGTCGTCGCCAGCGAAGGGGGGCGCGGCGCAGACGTTTCCCGCCAGGGCGTGCAACGTGACCTACTGCCGATTGTCGAGGGCACGACTGTACAAACTCGCTATGGCTACATTCGCACGGACCACATTCTGTTCGTCGGCGCTGGGGCATTCCATACGGTCAAGCCCAGCGAGCTGATGCCGGAACTGCAAGGCCGCTTCCCGATCCGAGTCGAGTTGAACGACTTGGCGAAGGAAGATTTCGTGCGGATTCTCTCCGAACCGAAGAACTCACTCACCCGCCAATACACGGCCCTGCTCGACACCGAAGGCGTCAAGCTCAACTTCAGCGAAGACGCAATCGACGCCCTGGCAGACTTCGCCTACAAGGTGAACCAGTCGACGCAAAATATCGGTGCCCGCCGTTTGCATACGATCATGGAGCGGTTGCTCGAAGAACTCAGCTTCGAAGCCCCCGACATGGGCAGCGGTAAAGTTGACGTCAATGCCGCTTACGTGAAAGAACGGCTTGAGGAGATTGCTCAGGATGAGGATTTGAGCAAGTTTATTCTGTAG
- the pgsA gene encoding CDP-diacylglycerol--glycerol-3-phosphate 3-phosphatidyltransferase — translation MSDSPGTNTQRIWNVPNQVTMARVVLTLVLFVLLGFRQYFAGLIVFLVAAGTDWVDGYWARKYGQVTQLGRILDPFADKLIICGTYIYLCAAPLLIDGRRSSGIAVGVTVLVVGRELLVTALRSYVEGFGGDFSAKWAGKWKMVAQCAAAALAIYQLSYLSTEGHGAIATWETEPPGWLSLSLTVTVWATVLLTIYTGLDYVRDAVRFLRDS, via the coding sequence ATGTCTGATTCCCCCGGCACGAATACGCAACGCATTTGGAACGTCCCAAACCAAGTCACGATGGCTCGCGTTGTTCTGACGTTGGTCCTTTTCGTGCTGCTAGGGTTCCGACAGTACTTCGCCGGGCTGATTGTTTTTTTGGTGGCGGCGGGCACCGATTGGGTCGACGGCTATTGGGCTCGGAAGTACGGGCAAGTGACCCAATTAGGTCGCATTCTGGATCCGTTTGCCGACAAGCTAATCATTTGCGGTACGTATATCTACCTCTGTGCTGCCCCGCTGCTGATCGACGGTCGTCGCAGCTCAGGCATTGCCGTGGGCGTCACGGTTCTGGTGGTGGGAAGGGAACTCCTTGTGACAGCCCTACGAAGCTACGTTGAGGGCTTCGGCGGTGATTTCTCCGCGAAATGGGCCGGCAAATGGAAGATGGTTGCCCAGTGTGCCGCGGCAGCCCTGGCGATTTACCAACTCAGTTACCTATCAACTGAGGGGCACGGAGCAATCGCGACTTGGGAAACGGAGCCTCCAGGTTGGCTGTCGCTAAGCCTGACAGTAACGGTGTGGGCGACAGTCCTGCTGACGATTTATACGGGGCTCGACTATGTCCGTGATGCCGTGCGTTTCTTGCGAGATTCTTAG
- a CDS encoding LURP-one-related family protein: protein MSWQNTNQLLVKEHIGMFKAASNYDVFDLHSGEQVLACREPNLGFFTRMLRFTDYTSMTPFDVQVTDAAGNLVVQVTRGISLWRSHVQVHDGYGQPLGSFRQKMLSIGGAFQVLNNEGQEVCKLQGKWTGWEFKFTAGGVELARVTKKWNGTGKEFFTSADNYVLDIDESIAPESDAHKLIIAAVMCIDKVLKE from the coding sequence GTGTCGTGGCAAAATACAAATCAGTTGCTCGTCAAAGAGCATATTGGCATGTTCAAGGCTGCCAGTAACTACGATGTCTTCGATCTTCATTCGGGTGAACAGGTCTTGGCATGTCGTGAGCCAAACCTGGGTTTCTTCACCAGGATGTTGCGTTTCACAGACTACACCAGCATGACGCCTTTCGACGTGCAGGTGACCGACGCTGCTGGTAATCTCGTCGTACAGGTGACGCGGGGGATTTCCCTTTGGAGATCACACGTCCAAGTCCACGACGGCTACGGGCAGCCCTTAGGCAGTTTTCGCCAGAAGATGCTCTCGATCGGCGGAGCGTTTCAGGTGCTCAACAACGAGGGGCAAGAAGTTTGTAAACTACAGGGGAAGTGGACAGGTTGGGAATTCAAATTCACAGCTGGAGGAGTTGAACTCGCACGCGTCACCAAAAAGTGGAACGGCACCGGAAAAGAGTTCTTCACCTCAGCAGACAACTACGTCCTCGATATTGACGAGTCGATCGCGCCGGAGTCGGATGCTCATAAGCTGATCATTGCGGCGGTGATGTGTATTGATAAGGTGCTCAAGGAATAA
- a CDS encoding nucleoside deaminase, producing MDPFLEAAIEEARLGLNEGGIPIGSVLVINDEIVGRGHNRRVQQGSVVLHAEMDCLENAGRLPASKYREATLYSTLSPCDMCSGAALLYGVPRVVVGENQTFQGPENYVRSRGVEVSIVQDETCIALMREFIDKNPELWNEDIGE from the coding sequence ATGGACCCATTCCTTGAAGCTGCAATCGAAGAGGCGCGACTCGGGCTCAACGAGGGTGGTATCCCCATCGGTTCCGTCTTGGTCATCAACGACGAGATTGTAGGTCGCGGGCATAATCGTCGCGTGCAACAAGGCAGCGTCGTGCTGCATGCGGAAATGGATTGCTTGGAGAACGCGGGGCGGCTGCCTGCGTCGAAATATCGCGAGGCGACGCTCTACTCAACGCTCTCACCCTGTGACATGTGCAGCGGGGCCGCGCTGCTTTACGGAGTGCCCCGAGTTGTCGTTGGCGAGAACCAAACCTTCCAAGGCCCTGAAAACTACGTCCGAAGCCGCGGCGTCGAAGTGTCGATCGTTCAGGACGAAACCTGTATTGCATTGATGCGAGAGTTTATCGACAAGAACCCCGAGCTATGGAATGAGGATATCGGGGAGTAG
- the hslV gene encoding ATP-dependent protease subunit HslV — protein MSSPKFRSTTILTVRHKGKVAIGGDGQVTMGQTVVKGDAVKIRKLMDGQVLVGFAGAAADAFALMERLEAKLKDYPANLPRACTELAKEWRMDRALRRLEALVAVVNAKHTLLVSGTGDVIQPTDGILGIGSGGNYALAAAQALARHSELDAESIVREGLKIAGDICVYSNNSHSVEVIDAE, from the coding sequence ATGTCCTCTCCCAAATTCCGTTCAACTACCATCCTCACAGTCCGCCACAAAGGAAAGGTTGCCATTGGCGGCGATGGCCAAGTCACGATGGGGCAGACCGTCGTGAAGGGGGATGCCGTCAAGATCCGTAAGCTGATGGACGGCCAAGTGTTGGTGGGCTTTGCAGGCGCTGCTGCCGATGCGTTCGCCCTGATGGAGCGTCTGGAAGCCAAGTTGAAGGATTATCCCGCCAACTTGCCCCGTGCTTGCACGGAGCTGGCCAAAGAGTGGCGCATGGACCGTGCGTTGCGAAGGCTCGAAGCATTGGTCGCGGTCGTGAACGCGAAGCACACGCTTCTGGTCTCAGGCACTGGCGACGTGATCCAACCCACGGATGGCATTCTGGGCATCGGCTCCGGTGGTAACTACGCTCTGGCAGCCGCCCAAGCTTTGGCTCGCCATAGCGAACTCGATGCGGAGTCGATCGTTCGCGAAGGATTGAAAATCGCTGGCGATATCTGTGTTTACTCGAATAACAGCCACTCCGTTGAAGTCATCGACGCGGAATAG
- the ade gene encoding adenine deaminase, whose translation MNASAFSVRGRLVDIPGRRIYDAEIAVSEGKIASIQPIEFDDGDTVGYLLPGFIDAHIHIESSMLVPTEFARAAVVHGTVATVSDPHEIGNVLGVAGVEYMLKDASASPLKFCFGAPSCVPATIFETAGAAITVAEVESLLDDPRIGYLSEMMNFPGVLGGDPECLAKIAAAKKRGKPIDGHAPGLRGEQARAYIEAGMTTDHECFTKEEALDKLAAGCKIAIREGSAARNFDALHTLLSEYPKQTMLCSDDKHPDELLLGHINALVRRAVERGVDVFDALQAACLNPINHYNLDVGQLRVGDPADFIEVDSLESFNVRRTWIDGSLVAENGTTSLSYIEPTLANNFVAQRVTPEDLKVASEDNINLRVIEALDGQLITNSVSSRAFVNDGSVASDVENDVLKIVVVNRYEQAPPAIAFVKNFGLKRGAMASSVAHDCHNVIAVGVSDQDLAAAINAVMDAQGGLSAVSEQDDAKHVLPLPVAGLMATGTAEEVASAYEQLDTAVKSWGSPLRAPYMTLSFMALLVIPELKLSDRGLFDGGKFEFTSIWT comes from the coding sequence ATGAACGCATCAGCATTTTCGGTACGTGGCCGTCTCGTCGATATTCCAGGTCGTCGAATCTACGACGCCGAGATCGCTGTCTCGGAAGGAAAGATTGCCTCGATCCAACCGATCGAATTCGATGACGGTGATACGGTTGGCTATTTGTTACCCGGTTTCATCGACGCGCACATTCACATCGAAAGTTCGATGCTCGTGCCAACGGAGTTCGCCAGGGCCGCGGTAGTTCATGGAACGGTCGCCACGGTTAGCGACCCACATGAAATCGGCAACGTCTTAGGCGTGGCGGGCGTCGAGTATATGCTCAAAGATGCCTCCGCGAGCCCCCTGAAGTTCTGCTTCGGTGCGCCCTCATGTGTTCCGGCGACCATCTTCGAAACCGCAGGCGCTGCGATCACGGTTGCTGAAGTCGAGAGCCTTTTGGATGACCCTCGCATCGGCTACCTCAGCGAGATGATGAATTTTCCCGGCGTGTTAGGGGGCGACCCCGAATGCTTGGCGAAAATTGCCGCAGCCAAGAAGCGAGGCAAGCCCATCGACGGACATGCCCCCGGCTTGCGGGGGGAGCAAGCTCGGGCTTATATCGAGGCTGGCATGACGACCGACCACGAGTGCTTCACCAAGGAGGAAGCGCTCGACAAGCTGGCCGCCGGTTGCAAAATCGCCATCCGCGAAGGCTCAGCCGCCCGCAACTTCGACGCGCTACACACCTTGCTGAGCGAATATCCGAAGCAGACCATGCTGTGCAGCGACGACAAACACCCCGACGAACTGTTGCTTGGTCACATTAACGCGTTGGTTCGTCGCGCGGTTGAACGCGGCGTCGATGTCTTCGATGCCTTGCAAGCCGCCTGCCTGAACCCGATCAATCACTACAATTTGGATGTCGGCCAATTGCGAGTGGGCGATCCGGCAGATTTCATTGAGGTCGATTCGCTCGAATCGTTCAACGTACGGCGGACTTGGATCGACGGGAGCTTGGTCGCCGAGAACGGAACGACTTCGCTCTCTTACATTGAACCAACACTGGCGAATAACTTCGTCGCTCAGCGCGTTACCCCTGAAGACCTCAAGGTTGCTTCAGAAGACAATATCAACTTACGAGTCATCGAGGCGCTTGATGGGCAGCTCATCACCAACTCCGTGAGTTCCCGAGCATTCGTGAATGATGGATCAGTCGCCAGCGATGTTGAAAACGACGTGCTGAAGATTGTCGTCGTCAACCGCTACGAGCAGGCTCCGCCGGCAATCGCCTTCGTGAAGAACTTCGGACTAAAACGAGGGGCGATGGCTTCAAGCGTCGCCCACGATTGCCATAACGTGATCGCTGTCGGCGTGAGCGACCAAGACCTTGCCGCTGCGATCAACGCCGTCATGGACGCCCAAGGCGGCCTGAGCGCTGTCAGCGAACAGGACGATGCAAAGCATGTCTTGCCTTTGCCGGTGGCAGGCCTGATGGCGACCGGCACTGCCGAGGAGGTTGCCAGCGCGTACGAACAACTTGATACGGCTGTGAAGTCTTGGGGGTCGCCACTGAGGGCCCCTTACATGACGCTCTCGTTCATGGCGCTGCTGGTGATCCCTGAATTGAAGCTGAGCGATCGCGGATTGTTTGATGGTGGGAAGTTCGAGTTTACAAGCATCTGGACCTGA
- the rimO gene encoding 30S ribosomal protein S12 methylthiotransferase RimO, translated as MAATFTETIEQAKSKGRYAFVSLGCPKNLVDSERMLGMLQLDGYELVDDPKGADFAIVNTCGFIEQARTESFAVIDEMLDLKKQGDLRGLIVSGCLAERQKEDLLNDRPGIDHLVGVFGREEVTKVADRLVGGLEEQRTVFQPAPTHPLPDTSRLRITPKHFAFLKISEGCDRLCTFCAIPKMRGKHATKPMEEVIAEAKELAADGVRELVIVAQDTTYYGKDLYGETRLAELLTELDKVEGLDWIRLMYLYPMYFTDDVIDVIAGSKRIVPYLDMPLQHINDTMLKRMQRRVNREETETLLAKLRERVPNLVMRTTFITGFPGETDEQFEELMQFVAEQRFERLGVFTYSYEPDTPAAKLPDHLSDEVKEERRERLMAVQQQIAFEWNDAQLGRTLEVMIDQPVPGETSAWVGRSYADAPDVDGVVYVTGENLKAGQIVPCEVVATQDYDLIAVAT; from the coding sequence GTGGCAGCCACCTTTACTGAGACCATTGAGCAAGCGAAATCCAAAGGACGGTACGCCTTTGTGAGCCTCGGCTGCCCGAAGAACCTCGTCGATAGCGAACGGATGCTGGGGATGCTTCAGCTCGACGGGTACGAGCTTGTCGACGATCCGAAGGGTGCGGATTTTGCCATCGTGAATACTTGTGGATTCATCGAACAGGCCCGTACCGAGTCTTTCGCGGTGATCGACGAGATGCTCGATCTGAAGAAACAAGGGGATTTACGTGGGTTGATCGTCTCCGGCTGCTTAGCGGAGCGTCAGAAAGAGGATTTGCTGAATGATCGACCTGGCATCGATCATCTGGTCGGCGTCTTTGGACGCGAAGAAGTCACCAAGGTAGCCGATCGACTAGTTGGCGGCCTCGAAGAACAACGTACCGTCTTCCAGCCAGCTCCCACGCATCCCCTGCCTGATACGAGCCGACTAAGGATCACACCTAAGCATTTCGCCTTCTTGAAAATTTCCGAAGGTTGCGATCGGCTGTGCACATTCTGCGCAATCCCCAAAATGCGAGGCAAGCACGCGACCAAGCCGATGGAAGAAGTGATTGCCGAGGCGAAAGAACTGGCGGCTGATGGGGTACGCGAGTTGGTGATCGTCGCCCAAGACACCACTTACTACGGAAAAGATCTCTACGGCGAAACCCGCCTCGCAGAATTGCTCACCGAGCTCGACAAGGTCGAAGGTCTCGACTGGATCCGGCTGATGTATCTCTACCCGATGTACTTCACCGACGACGTGATTGATGTCATTGCGGGTAGCAAACGCATCGTTCCTTACTTGGATATGCCGTTGCAGCACATCAACGACACGATGCTCAAGCGGATGCAACGAAGAGTGAACCGTGAAGAGACCGAAACCCTCCTTGCAAAGCTGCGCGAGCGAGTCCCCAATCTCGTCATGCGAACGACCTTTATTACTGGCTTCCCAGGCGAAACGGATGAGCAGTTCGAAGAGCTCATGCAGTTCGTCGCGGAACAGCGTTTCGAACGCTTGGGAGTATTCACCTACTCATACGAGCCCGACACACCCGCGGCGAAGCTCCCCGATCATCTCTCAGATGAGGTGAAAGAAGAGCGGCGGGAACGACTCATGGCGGTTCAACAGCAGATTGCTTTCGAGTGGAACGACGCTCAGCTAGGCCGCACTCTCGAAGTGATGATTGACCAACCCGTGCCGGGCGAAACCAGTGCTTGGGTCGGTCGCTCCTACGCAGACGCGCCTGACGTTGATGGGGTTGTCTATGTGACGGGTGAAAATCTTAAGGCGGGACAGATTGTGCCATGTGAAGTCGTGGCCACGCAGGACTACGACCTAATCGCGGTCGCAACTTAG
- a CDS encoding isochorismatase family protein, with amino-acid sequence MSTPLPRSPELMNPTDTALLVVDVQERLLAVQPQGPRIEWNCRRLLDGAATLGVKTAVTEQYPEKLGPTAETLLAKTAEPALEKIQFSCGERGEVFSGWLEEGLHRVLLAGIETHVCVQQTALDLLAAGFQVFVAVDAVGSRYKVDHGIALRRMEASGVLLTTTEATLFEWCERAGTPEFKAISALAKEKPPKGCGTV; translated from the coding sequence ATGTCGACTCCACTCCCCCGAAGCCCTGAATTGATGAACCCAACCGACACCGCCCTGCTGGTAGTGGACGTTCAGGAACGGCTGCTGGCAGTTCAGCCGCAGGGGCCACGGATCGAGTGGAACTGCCGTCGCCTTCTTGATGGGGCAGCAACACTGGGAGTGAAAACTGCAGTGACCGAACAGTATCCAGAAAAGCTCGGCCCAACCGCCGAAACGCTTCTTGCGAAGACGGCCGAACCAGCACTGGAGAAGATTCAGTTCAGTTGCGGCGAGAGGGGCGAGGTCTTCTCTGGATGGCTCGAGGAGGGCCTGCATCGGGTGCTGCTCGCGGGAATCGAAACGCACGTCTGCGTCCAACAGACCGCGCTCGACCTGCTCGCCGCTGGCTTTCAGGTTTTCGTCGCTGTTGACGCGGTGGGCTCACGCTACAAGGTCGATCACGGAATCGCACTACGCCGGATGGAGGCCAGCGGCGTGCTGCTAACCACCACCGAAGCTACCTTGTTCGAGTGGTGCGAGCGAGCTGGAACGCCGGAGTTCAAAGCGATCAGTGCACTCGCTAAAGAAAAGCCGCCCAAAGGTTGCGGAACTGTCTGA